From the Lolium rigidum isolate FL_2022 chromosome 2, APGP_CSIRO_Lrig_0.1, whole genome shotgun sequence genome, one window contains:
- the LOC124691477 gene encoding F-box/kelch-repeat protein SKIP4-like, whose protein sequence is MESAVLETPLLHGLPDEIALLCLARVPRQCHNTLRCVSRRWKALLCSEEWHSYRKRNNLDESWIYVICRGTGCKCYVLAPDPATRTLKVIRVMEPPCSAREGISIEALDRRLFLLGGCSWLKDANDEVYCYDASSNSWSKAAPMPTARCYFVSAALKDKLYVTGGLGLTDKSPNSWDIYDKATDSWFAHKNPMLTPDIVKFVALGGELVTIHKAAWNRMYFAGIYNPVDQTWRGTANEIALCWSGPTVVLDDGTLYMLDQSLGTKLMMWLNETKEWVMLGRLSDKLTRPPCDLVAIGRKIYVIGRGLSTVTVDVDTAARVDGFLVSTSTGPLMEHDFPPERCRVITI, encoded by the exons ATGGAATCTGCTGTCCTTGAGACCCCACTTTTACATGGTCTTCCTGATGAGATTGCCCTTCTTTGCTTAGCAAGGGTTCCTCGGCAGTGTCATAATACTCTCAGATGTGTATCAAGGAGATGGAAAGCATTGTTATGCAGTGAAGAGTGGCACTCTTACCGCAAGCGGAACAATTTGGACGAGTCTTGGATATATGTGATATGTAGGGGTACTGGCTGCAAGTGCTATGTTCTTGCTCCTGATCCTGCAACTCGTACCTTGAAAGTCATCCGAGTCATGGAACCTCCATGCTCAGCGCGTGAAGGCATTTCCATAGAGGCCTTGGACAGGAGGTTATTCCTGTTGGGTGGTTGTAGCTGGCTAAAGGATGCTAATGATGAAGTGTATTGTTATGATGCTTCTTCAAATTCCTGGAGCAAAGCAGCTCCCATGCCTACTGCTAG GTGTTATTTTGTATCAGCAGCTCTGAAAGACAAGCTCTATGTTACTGGTGGATTAGGTTTGACGGACAAGTCACCTAATTCCTGGGACATTTATGACAAAGCCACAGACTCCTGGTTTGCGCACAAGAATCCAATGCTCACCCCTGACATAGTCAAGTTTGTGGCCTTGGGCGGTGAGCTGGTGACCATCCACAAGGCTGCCTGGAACAGGATGTACTTCGCTGGGATATACAATCCTGTTGACCAGACCTGGAGGGGCACGGCGAATGAGATTGCCTTGTGCTGGTCTGGCCCGACCGTTGTTCTGGATGATGGAACCCTCTACATGCTTGACCAGTCTCTGGGCACGAAGCTGATGATGTGGCTGAACGAGACCAAGGAGTGGGTGATGCTAGGCAGGCTGTCGGACAAGCTCACGCGCCCCCCATGTGATCTTGTGGCCATTGGTAGGAAGATCTACGTGATCGGCAGGGGACTGAGCACAGTGACGGTTGATGTCGACACGGCGGCCAGGGTTGATGGTTTCCTAGTGTCCACGTCAACTGGCCCCCTGATGGAGCATGACTTCCCACCGGAGAGATGTAGGGTCATCACTATCTGA